The following proteins come from a genomic window of Rhodoligotrophos sp. CJ14:
- a CDS encoding phage portal protein, whose product MAIFERLRQLAGKEARRPSVAAGEIKRSASGALVALHMQGRPVWTPRNYADLAREGFTRNAVGYRCVRMIAEAAASVPWLLYRGDEEIMQHPLLELLARPNPVTNGIDLFEDFYGYLQTAGNSYMEVVSIDGAARELYVLRPDRMRAVPGGDGWPDAYEYTVDGQTVRFDQSGRGQWPILHLKLFNPINEHYGLSPFEAAAHSVDIQSAAGAWNKSLLDNAARPSGALVYGGQDGSGNLSEEQFSRLKQELEASFQGAANAGRPLVLEGGLDWKSMSLSPRDMDFIEAKHAAAREIALAFGVPPMLLGIPGDNTFANYAEANRTFWRQTVLPLVGKTARALSQWLAPSFGHDLRLWYDADQIEALSSEREALWSRIAAADFLTTNEKRAAVGYGPSRGD is encoded by the coding sequence ATGGCAATTTTTGAGCGATTGCGGCAGCTCGCCGGCAAAGAGGCGAGGCGGCCGTCCGTAGCTGCCGGCGAAATCAAACGAAGCGCGAGCGGTGCATTGGTCGCGCTGCATATGCAGGGGCGTCCGGTATGGACGCCGCGGAATTATGCGGATCTCGCCCGGGAGGGCTTTACGCGGAACGCGGTTGGCTATCGCTGCGTGAGGATGATTGCAGAGGCGGCGGCGTCCGTTCCTTGGCTGCTCTACCGTGGTGACGAGGAGATCATGCAGCATCCGCTGCTCGAGCTGCTCGCGAGGCCAAATCCGGTCACCAACGGCATCGATCTCTTCGAAGACTTCTACGGCTATCTGCAGACTGCCGGAAACAGCTATATGGAGGTGGTCAGCATCGATGGTGCGGCGCGCGAACTCTATGTGCTGAGACCCGACCGGATGCGGGCGGTGCCTGGAGGGGATGGCTGGCCGGACGCCTATGAATACACGGTGGACGGGCAGACGGTGCGTTTCGACCAGTCCGGTCGCGGGCAGTGGCCGATCCTTCATCTCAAGCTGTTCAATCCCATCAATGAGCATTACGGGTTGAGCCCGTTCGAGGCTGCCGCCCATAGCGTGGACATTCAGAGCGCGGCGGGGGCATGGAACAAGAGCCTGCTCGATAATGCGGCACGCCCCTCGGGTGCGCTGGTCTATGGCGGCCAGGACGGCTCGGGCAACTTATCGGAAGAGCAGTTTTCGCGGCTCAAGCAGGAGCTCGAAGCCTCCTTCCAGGGGGCGGCAAATGCAGGACGGCCCCTGGTGCTCGAGGGCGGGCTCGACTGGAAATCCATGAGCCTGAGCCCGCGGGATATGGACTTCATCGAAGCCAAACATGCAGCAGCCAGAGAAATCGCCCTGGCTTTCGGTGTGCCACCCATGCTGCTTGGTATTCCCGGCGACAACACCTTCGCCAATTACGCGGAGGCCAATCGGACATTCTGGCGCCAGACGGTTCTGCCGCTGGTTGGGAAAACCGCGCGCGCATTGAGCCAGTGGCTCGCGCCGAGCTTCGGGCACGATCTCCGGCTCTGGTATGACGCCGACCAGATCGAGGCGCTTTCTTCAGAACGAGAGGCGCTGTGGTCGCGGATCGCCGCCGCCGACTTTCTGACGACCAACGAGAAGCGTGCCGCTGTCGGTTATGGGCCAAGCCGCGGCGACTGA
- a CDS encoding HK97 family phage prohead protease, whose translation MIVDPSMMIEGYASVFGRADSAGDVVARGAFSASLARRRPAGIKMLFQHDPGQPIGLWTDIREDGYGLKVQGLLAEGVERAEEIARLVRLGALDGLSIGFRTLHAQRDRVTGMRLLTAIDLWEISIVTFPLLAEARLVTGPIASRPVQREGLSASAIRAAAQSFLTSPAANERTSR comes from the coding sequence ATGATCGTGGATCCATCAATGATGATCGAGGGCTATGCGAGCGTGTTCGGCCGCGCCGATAGCGCCGGTGATGTGGTCGCCAGGGGCGCCTTCAGCGCTTCGCTCGCCCGCCGCAGGCCCGCTGGCATCAAAATGCTCTTCCAGCATGATCCGGGGCAGCCCATCGGACTCTGGACCGATATCCGCGAGGATGGCTACGGGCTCAAGGTGCAGGGCCTGCTTGCGGAAGGTGTGGAGCGCGCAGAGGAGATCGCGCGTCTTGTCAGGCTCGGCGCCCTGGATGGCCTATCGATCGGCTTTCGCACGCTGCATGCTCAACGGGATCGCGTGACGGGAATGAGGCTGCTGACGGCCATCGACCTCTGGGAAATCTCGATCGTCACGTTTCCGCTTCTCGCCGAAGCGAGGCTCGTGACAGGCCCCATTGCATCCCGGCCTGTACAGCGCGAGGGCCTGTCTGCCTCGGCCATACGGGCTGCTGCCCAATCCTTCCTGACATCACCTGCTGCCAATGAGAGGACGTCACGATGA
- a CDS encoding gene transfer agent family protein translates to MVNRHRGEIEAVLDGRQYRLCLTLGALAELEDSYGGIDLMRLAERFEGGRLQASDIIRIIGAGLRGAGEDIDNETVARMQIEGGAAGFVRLTASLLKASFGSGDGGS, encoded by the coding sequence ATGGTCAACAGACATCGCGGTGAGATCGAAGCCGTGCTCGATGGCAGGCAGTACAGGCTTTGCCTCACTCTGGGCGCGCTTGCCGAGCTCGAGGACAGCTATGGCGGCATCGATCTCATGAGGCTTGCCGAGCGGTTCGAAGGCGGGCGGCTTCAGGCAAGCGATATCATCAGGATCATCGGCGCAGGGTTGCGCGGGGCGGGCGAGGATATCGACAATGAGACGGTGGCCCGCATGCAGATCGAGGGCGGGGCGGCCGGGTTCGTGAGGCTCACGGCGTCTCTGCTCAAAGCAAGTTTCGGAAGCGGCGATGGCGGTTCGTGA
- a CDS encoding phage major capsid protein, whose product MRDMEDRALEMKVARPQTGDIGMAFEGFMQAFESFKQANDERLAQLERRMATDVLTEEKVGRINMALDEQKQQLDALVLKAARPRMGTSGGQEQVGLDLNALQHKSAFHAYMRKGEAQGLAALEAKALSVGSGPDGGYLVPQETETEIGRLLGDVSPIRAIASVRQVSGATYKKPFVTTGAATGWVAETDARTQTTSPSLASIEFPTMELYAMPAATQSLLDDAAVNIDQWIVDEVRTVFAEQESAAFVAGDGSNKPRGFLDYNTVANSSWSWGNLGHLATGVSGGFAATDAADILIDLVYSLKAGYRQNGRWVMNRKTQAAVRKIKDGDGNYLWQPALQAGSPASLMGFPVVEAEAMPDIAADATAIAFGDFRRGYLIVDRLGMRVLRDPYSAKPYVLFYTTKRVGGGVQDFDAIKLLKFGTA is encoded by the coding sequence ATGAGAGATATGGAAGATCGAGCTCTGGAGATGAAGGTTGCCCGTCCGCAGACGGGCGATATCGGCATGGCGTTCGAGGGCTTCATGCAGGCCTTCGAAAGCTTCAAGCAGGCCAATGACGAACGCCTGGCGCAGCTCGAGCGGCGCATGGCGACGGACGTCCTCACGGAGGAGAAGGTCGGGCGGATCAACATGGCGCTCGACGAGCAGAAGCAGCAGCTCGATGCGCTGGTCTTGAAGGCCGCCCGCCCGCGGATGGGGACTTCGGGAGGGCAAGAGCAGGTCGGGTTGGATCTGAACGCCTTGCAGCATAAATCCGCCTTCCATGCCTATATGCGCAAAGGGGAGGCGCAGGGGCTCGCAGCCCTGGAAGCGAAAGCGCTGTCGGTTGGATCGGGGCCGGATGGCGGCTATCTCGTTCCCCAGGAGACGGAAACCGAGATCGGGCGCCTGCTGGGAGATGTCTCGCCGATCCGTGCGATCGCGAGCGTGCGGCAGGTTTCAGGTGCCACCTACAAGAAACCCTTCGTGACCACCGGGGCTGCAACGGGCTGGGTTGCAGAAACTGATGCACGCACGCAAACCACCTCGCCAAGCCTTGCCTCGATCGAGTTCCCGACGATGGAGCTCTATGCCATGCCGGCGGCAACCCAGAGCCTGCTCGATGATGCGGCGGTGAATATCGACCAGTGGATTGTGGACGAGGTCCGCACGGTGTTTGCCGAGCAGGAGAGTGCGGCATTCGTTGCAGGTGACGGCTCAAACAAGCCACGCGGCTTTCTCGACTATAACACGGTCGCCAATTCCTCCTGGAGCTGGGGCAATCTGGGACATCTGGCGACCGGCGTTTCGGGAGGCTTCGCTGCAACCGACGCTGCCGATATCCTGATCGACCTGGTCTATTCACTCAAAGCGGGATATCGGCAGAACGGCCGCTGGGTCATGAACCGCAAAACCCAGGCGGCAGTCCGCAAAATCAAGGACGGGGATGGGAATTACCTGTGGCAACCTGCGCTGCAGGCCGGATCGCCCGCAAGCCTCATGGGCTTCCCGGTGGTCGAGGCGGAGGCCATGCCCGACATAGCCGCTGATGCAACCGCAATCGCCTTCGGCGATTTCCGTCGCGGCTATCTGATCGTTGATCGCCTCGGGATGCGCGTGCTGCGCGATCCCTATTCGGCGAAGCCCTATGTTCTGTTCTACACGACCAAGCGGGTCGGCGGCGGGGTGCAGGACTTCGACGCGATCAAGCTTCTCAAATTCGGCACGGCCTGA
- a CDS encoding head-tail connector protein, with protein MMSVPNSPPAVEPVSLEQARAHLRVAGCLEDELIAALITSARIHLEIATRRMFITQGWSVFLDEWPEGGVITLAIRPVQSVDSVILHAESGAAREIEPADYTADTGSLPRLRPRSGRQWPRPDKPFRGIEIEITAGYGDAPEDVPQPLRQAILQLVAHWYENREPVALGDHAFEIPAMINALVAPYRIMAL; from the coding sequence ATGATGTCGGTACCCAATTCACCGCCGGCAGTCGAGCCGGTGAGCCTCGAGCAGGCAAGGGCCCATCTGCGGGTGGCCGGATGCCTGGAAGATGAGCTGATTGCCGCTCTCATCACGTCGGCCAGGATTCATCTCGAGATCGCGACCCGTCGGATGTTCATCACCCAGGGATGGTCGGTTTTCCTGGACGAGTGGCCGGAGGGTGGCGTCATCACGCTGGCGATCCGGCCGGTTCAGTCGGTGGACAGCGTGATCCTTCATGCGGAGAGCGGAGCAGCCAGGGAGATCGAGCCGGCCGACTATACCGCAGATACGGGCAGTCTCCCGAGGCTCAGACCGCGATCCGGCCGACAATGGCCGCGCCCGGACAAGCCATTCCGCGGGATCGAAATCGAGATCACGGCCGGCTATGGCGATGCGCCCGAAGACGTGCCCCAACCGTTGCGCCAAGCCATTCTGCAACTCGTCGCTCACTGGTACGAGAACCGGGAGCCAGTCGCCCTCGGCGATCACGCGTTCGAAATCCCGGCCATGATCAATGCGCTCGTTGCCCCGTACCGGATCATGGCGCTGTGA
- a CDS encoding DUF3168 domain-containing protein, whose amino-acid sequence MSKGAAFALQRALFDQLSLNAEIIEMVGADGIADDVDEHRRFPYITIGDIRTNDWSTQTRCGHEHQLTIHVWSRAAGRREVQDVMEAVDAALDQDLPSLDGHKLINLRPVFWHALRDPDGVTYHGVMRLRAVTEPLAQDQ is encoded by the coding sequence ATGAGCAAGGGTGCTGCTTTCGCCCTGCAAAGGGCGCTGTTCGATCAACTCAGCCTGAATGCTGAGATTATCGAAATGGTCGGTGCCGATGGCATCGCCGATGATGTGGATGAGCATAGACGCTTTCCATACATCACCATCGGGGACATCAGGACCAATGACTGGAGCACTCAGACCCGGTGCGGACATGAGCATCAGCTGACGATCCATGTGTGGTCGCGGGCGGCGGGACGCCGGGAAGTGCAGGATGTCATGGAGGCCGTGGACGCGGCGCTGGATCAGGACCTGCCCAGCCTCGATGGGCATAAGCTCATCAATCTGCGACCCGTATTCTGGCACGCATTGAGGGATCCCGACGGGGTGACCTATCACGGCGTAATGCGGCTGAGAGCGGTGACCGAGCCGCTGGCTCAGGACCAATAG
- a CDS encoding DUF2163 domain-containing protein, whose translation MKTLDPELQAHLEDGATTLAWCWKITRHDGQVMGFTDHDIDLIVEGVTYKAGTGFTAGEITSALGLAVDTMQAEAALSAAEITEEDIAAGRYDDADVEILRVNWQKPSQWVLMRKGNLGEVTRSGKAFSAEIRGLAHRLNQPQGRLYQFTCDAMLGDQRCGVSLSSESYRGFGSVEAVKANRRLDAGGLSNFPVRWFERGRLVWTTGANAGVASEVKTHRQEAGIVFIELWQAPAGIIAVNDQFMVEAGCDKRFATCRAKFANGANFRGFPHMPTKDFVMAYPNPGEANLDGGGNFAGE comes from the coding sequence ATGAAGACGCTCGATCCCGAACTTCAGGCGCATCTTGAAGATGGGGCAACGACACTCGCCTGGTGCTGGAAGATTACACGGCATGACGGACAGGTGATGGGATTTACGGACCACGACATAGACCTGATCGTCGAGGGCGTGACCTATAAAGCCGGTACGGGGTTTACCGCAGGCGAGATCACGTCGGCGCTCGGGCTTGCAGTCGATACGATGCAAGCCGAGGCAGCACTCAGCGCTGCCGAGATCACGGAGGAGGATATCGCGGCAGGCCGCTACGACGATGCGGATGTGGAGATCCTGCGGGTCAATTGGCAGAAACCCAGCCAATGGGTGCTGATGCGGAAGGGCAATCTGGGGGAGGTCACACGGAGCGGCAAGGCCTTCTCCGCCGAGATCCGCGGGCTGGCGCATCGGCTTAATCAACCGCAGGGCCGCCTTTACCAATTCACCTGTGATGCGATGCTGGGGGATCAGCGATGCGGCGTCTCGCTTTCGAGCGAGAGCTATCGCGGGTTCGGCAGCGTCGAGGCGGTGAAGGCTAATCGCAGGCTGGATGCGGGCGGCCTCAGCAACTTCCCAGTAAGATGGTTCGAGCGGGGACGGCTCGTCTGGACCACGGGTGCCAATGCGGGTGTTGCCTCGGAGGTGAAGACGCACCGGCAAGAGGCTGGCATCGTTTTTATCGAGCTCTGGCAGGCGCCGGCCGGGATCATCGCGGTCAATGACCAATTCATGGTGGAGGCGGGGTGCGACAAGCGGTTCGCCACTTGCCGGGCCAAGTTCGCCAATGGCGCCAATTTTCGCGGCTTCCCGCATATGCCGACCAAGGACTTCGTGATGGCTTACCCCAATCCCGGTGAGGCCAATCTCGATGGGGGCGGCAATTTCGCCGGCGAGTGA
- a CDS encoding phage tail tape measure protein gives MADDRPELDMAIGLDASQFKKELDDLGRLADGFERSITRAFANAAVGGRKLSDVMRSLILSLSNKTLAAALRPFSEGLGAALSSAVTGLTANARGNVFTGGVLKPFADGGVVAGPTLFPMRGGTGLMGEAGPEAILPLARGSDGRLGVRSDGDGRPVQVTFNVTTPDVSGFQRSQSEIGAMLARAIARGQRNL, from the coding sequence ATGGCGGATGATCGCCCAGAACTCGATATGGCCATCGGGCTTGATGCGAGCCAGTTCAAGAAGGAGCTCGACGATTTGGGCCGGCTGGCCGACGGGTTCGAGCGCTCGATCACGCGCGCCTTTGCCAATGCGGCGGTTGGCGGACGCAAGCTCAGCGATGTCATGCGCTCGCTGATCCTGTCGCTTTCGAACAAGACGCTTGCGGCTGCCTTGCGGCCCTTTTCCGAAGGGCTGGGAGCTGCGTTGAGCAGTGCGGTCACGGGGCTTACGGCGAATGCGCGCGGGAATGTCTTCACCGGTGGTGTGCTCAAGCCGTTCGCCGACGGTGGCGTCGTTGCCGGGCCAACGCTGTTTCCCATGCGCGGCGGCACGGGGCTCATGGGTGAGGCAGGACCTGAGGCGATATTGCCTCTGGCTCGAGGGTCTGACGGGCGGCTCGGCGTGCGCAGCGATGGTGATGGCCGGCCCGTGCAGGTGACCTTCAATGTGACAACCCCCGACGTCTCCGGCTTCCAGCGGTCGCAATCGGAGATCGGCGCCATGCTGGCCCGGGCGATCGCGAGGGGACAGCGAAACCTTTGA
- a CDS encoding DUF2460 domain-containing protein produces the protein MVFHEVRFPTSISLGSSGGPERRTDVVTLASGGEERNGRWVHSRRRYNAGYGVKSLDDLHEVLAFFEARAGRLYGFRFKDHTDFKSSAPSAPISPVDQQIGTGDGTRALFQLVKRYKSGERLYVRPITKPVAATVRVAIEGRELAAGADFTVDHATGLVSFAVPPADGAVITAGYEFDVPVRFDTDALDINLTAFGVGDIPHIPLIEVRR, from the coding sequence ATGGTTTTTCATGAGGTGCGGTTTCCGACGAGCATCTCCCTTGGCTCATCGGGAGGTCCCGAGCGGCGGACGGATGTGGTGACGCTCGCCTCGGGCGGAGAGGAGCGCAACGGGCGCTGGGTCCATTCGCGGCGGCGGTATAATGCGGGGTATGGGGTCAAGTCGCTCGACGACCTTCACGAGGTGCTCGCGTTTTTCGAGGCGCGGGCGGGCCGGCTGTACGGATTTCGCTTTAAGGACCATACGGATTTCAAATCCAGTGCGCCCAGTGCGCCAATCTCGCCGGTGGATCAGCAGATCGGGACGGGTGACGGCACCAGGGCCCTGTTCCAACTGGTAAAGCGCTACAAATCCGGCGAGAGGCTCTATGTCCGGCCGATCACCAAGCCGGTCGCGGCCACGGTGCGGGTGGCGATCGAAGGGCGAGAGCTTGCCGCGGGCGCGGATTTCACGGTCGATCACGCGACAGGCCTGGTCAGTTTCGCGGTGCCGCCGGCCGATGGCGCGGTGATCACCGCCGGCTATGAGTTCGACGTGCCGGTGCGCTTTGACACCGACGCACTCGACATCAATCTTACAGCGTTCGGCGTCGGCGACATTCCTCACATTCCCCTCATCGAGGTGCGGCGATGA
- a CDS encoding rcc01693 family protein, whose amino-acid sequence MAVRDGEHPGFPWRQLMGVGLGVLRLPPAQFWQMTPRELRAALEGAGCIKPAPDRPDRGTLVALMMRYPDGEGANHGG is encoded by the coding sequence ATGGCGGTTCGTGATGGCGAGCACCCAGGTTTCCCCTGGAGACAGCTCATGGGCGTGGGGCTTGGCGTGCTGCGGCTGCCGCCCGCCCAATTCTGGCAGATGACGCCGCGAGAGCTTAGGGCGGCGCTGGAAGGGGCCGGTTGCATCAAGCCCGCGCCGGATAGGCCTGATCGCGGCACCTTGGTCGCATTGATGATGCGCTATCCCGATGGGGAAGGAGCAAACCATGGCGGATGA
- a CDS encoding phage major tail protein, TP901-1 family: protein MTAQRGRDLLLKVDVESSGQFTTIAGLRSHSIGLNAAMVDVTNADSAQRWRELLGGAGVRSASIRGAGIFRDESSDERVRACFFGDLIRDWQVIIPDFGILQGPFQITALDYAGQHDGELTFEIALESAGVLSFSAA from the coding sequence ATGACGGCTCAACGAGGCCGCGACCTTCTATTGAAGGTCGATGTCGAAAGCAGTGGGCAGTTTACAACCATCGCTGGCTTACGGAGCCACTCGATCGGGCTGAATGCAGCGATGGTCGATGTCACCAACGCGGATTCAGCCCAACGATGGCGTGAATTGCTGGGCGGAGCCGGGGTTCGTTCCGCCAGCATCCGGGGTGCGGGGATCTTCCGCGATGAAAGCTCGGATGAAAGGGTGCGCGCCTGTTTTTTCGGCGATCTCATTCGCGACTGGCAGGTGATCATACCGGATTTCGGCATCCTCCAAGGCCCGTTCCAAATCACCGCGCTCGATTATGCGGGCCAGCATGACGGGGAGCTCACCTTCGAGATCGCGCTCGAATCTGCGGGCGTGCTGAGCTTCTCGGCAGCTTGA
- a CDS encoding phage head closure protein — MIAIGRLRHRLVLEAPARTSDGAGGAVVQWTPVACMWADIRPIRQASGVKAEKIAASVTHRITVRSGCDVTTSMRFRQGERIFEIDGLQDDDGRGRFLTYVVRERLVP, encoded by the coding sequence GTGATCGCGATCGGACGGCTCCGGCATCGGCTCGTGCTGGAGGCACCGGCGAGGACGTCGGATGGGGCGGGCGGGGCTGTGGTGCAGTGGACGCCTGTGGCCTGCATGTGGGCAGATATCAGGCCAATACGGCAGGCCTCTGGGGTCAAGGCGGAGAAGATCGCCGCGTCGGTCACGCACCGGATCACGGTGCGAAGCGGCTGTGACGTGACGACGAGCATGCGGTTCCGGCAGGGCGAGAGGATCTTCGAGATCGATGGCCTGCAGGATGATGACGGACGCGGGCGATTTCTCACCTACGTCGTTCGCGAGAGGCTGGTCCCATGA